One Phoenix dactylifera cultivar Barhee BC4 chromosome 8, palm_55x_up_171113_PBpolish2nd_filt_p, whole genome shotgun sequence genomic window carries:
- the LOC120111776 gene encoding slit homolog 2 protein-like yields the protein MGWASILLLLVALQAITLSLPKRATADDVCNGKDCGQGTCKPSDSMFGYVCECKPNWSHFHIGNHLRFLPCIIPECSINYSCSNESSAPAPSPPPNFPIFDPCHWSYCGGGTCVKTSTFHHRCECNDGYFNLLNVSSLPCIKNCSLGIDCAEKGILTNASFPSLSQFPTGSSSDSFVPSSLIWFFASMFCLLML from the exons ATGGGTTGGGCTAGCATACTACTACTCTTAGTGGCCCTCCAAGCCATCACCCTTTCATTGCCAAAGAGAGCTACTGCAG ATGATGTTTGCAACGGCAAGGACTGTGGGCAGGGAACCTGCAAGCCATCAGACAGTATGTTTGGGTATGTGTGTGAGTGCAAACCCAACTGGTCCCATTTCCACATTGGAAACCATTTGCGCTTCCTCCCTTGCATAATTCCCGAGT GTTCCATCAATTACTCTTGCAGCAATGAGTCCTCAGCTCCTGCACCCTCACCACCACCTAATTTCCCCATCTTTGATC CATGCCACTGGTCCTACTGTGGAGGCGGTACGTGCGTAAAGACATCAACTTTCCATCACCGTTGCGAGTGCAATGACGGTTACTTCAACCTTCTCAACGTCAGTAGCCTCCCATGCATCAAAAATT GTTCTCTTGGTATAGACTGTGCAGAGAAAGGGATCTTGACAAATGCTTCATTTCCATCTCTATCTCAATTTCCCACTGGCAGTTCATCAG ATTCCTTTGTTCCAAGCAGCTTAATATGGTTCTTCGCATCAATGTTTTGTCTCTTAATGCTTTGA